From the genome of Nitrosopumilus sp., one region includes:
- a CDS encoding TldD/PmbA family protein gives MSVFDRALCHSKKIGIDECDIVRVKKKITTVRITDSEIVEVKQNFDESFGIRLIQDKKIASMQTTNENEIEKTMDSAVKTFTNLREREFWRGLPHTVENKMLEGTFDEKLDQISGSKSIDIAQNMINSSLNDKINTITGSLNIVSENFELMNSNGLNFSDQSTYISGIVNAESEFGEIPVSGIGHGSGRTLENFSAEHVGNDAKTMCVESINPQKTNSDTYSIIFEPYSVGELLAFVVAANFNFKTFSEKKSCFSNSYEKKIATEQLNLVDDPHVSEGIGTKTIDDEGIETKRQSLIERGIFKNTYSNLFDSFKEGKQSTGNASRPGSPLGRNSDPVPITAPHNLTVRSGDQTQEEMIKETKHGLLIGRLWYTYAVNPIQGDFSCTARSGIRIIENGKIKGPGKSVRIIHNLPTMLKNISGIGNDQRNVIQWASLPSITPSIKAENISVNSI, from the coding sequence TTGTCGGTCTTTGACAGGGCACTTTGTCATTCAAAGAAAATAGGAATTGACGAATGTGACATAGTCAGAGTCAAAAAAAAAATTACGACTGTCAGGATTACAGACTCAGAAATAGTGGAAGTCAAGCAAAATTTTGATGAAAGTTTCGGCATCAGGCTCATCCAAGACAAGAAAATAGCATCAATGCAGACAACAAACGAAAATGAAATAGAAAAAACTATGGACAGTGCTGTTAAAACATTCACAAATCTTAGAGAAAGGGAATTTTGGAGGGGATTGCCACACACAGTAGAGAACAAAATGCTGGAGGGGACATTTGATGAAAAACTTGATCAGATTTCAGGTTCAAAAAGTATCGATATCGCACAAAACATGATCAATTCGTCTCTCAACGATAAAATCAATACGATTACAGGATCATTGAATATCGTATCAGAGAATTTTGAACTGATGAATTCCAACGGATTGAATTTCAGCGACCAATCAACATACATTTCAGGAATAGTTAACGCAGAATCAGAATTTGGAGAAATCCCAGTGTCAGGGATAGGCCATGGCAGTGGAAGAACGTTAGAAAATTTTTCTGCAGAACATGTTGGAAACGATGCAAAGACAATGTGCGTAGAATCAATAAATCCACAGAAAACCAATTCAGACACATACTCCATAATTTTTGAGCCTTATTCAGTTGGAGAATTACTAGCATTTGTAGTAGCTGCAAATTTTAATTTCAAGACTTTTTCAGAAAAAAAAAGTTGTTTTTCAAATAGTTATGAAAAGAAGATTGCAACGGAGCAACTCAATTTGGTCGATGATCCACATGTTTCTGAAGGAATTGGAACAAAGACGATAGATGACGAAGGAATTGAAACCAAGAGACAAAGTTTGATTGAAAGAGGTATTTTCAAAAATACGTATTCAAATCTTTTTGACAGTTTTAAAGAAGGGAAACAATCAACAGGTAACGCATCACGTCCAGGATCACCTTTGGGGAGAAATTCAGATCCCGTACCCATTACAGCACCGCACAACCTAACCGTGCGTTCAGGAGATCAAACCCAAGAAGAAATGATCAAAGAGACGAAACACGGATTGCTCATAGGAAGACTGTGGTATACGTATGCAGTCAACCCAATTCAGGGAGATTTTTCATGTACCGCAAGAAGCGGAATCAGAATTATCGAGAATGGAAAAATTAAAGGTCCAGGCAAATCCGTAAGAATAATACACAATCTACCAACAATGCTAAAAAATATTTCAGGCATTGGAAATGATCAAAGAAATGTCATTCAATGGGCATCACTTCCATCAATCACACCATCAATAAAGGCTGAAAATATTTCAGTAAATTCAATTTAG
- the cofH gene encoding 5-amino-6-(D-ribitylamino)uracil--L-tyrosine 4-hydroxyphenyl transferase CofH, which yields MTVNIDSLFKNADPIVSDILNNALSEKEISAHDGLTLLNAKGTEFHITGLVANELRKRRVGDTVSYVVNRNINFTNVCIKQCGFCAFSRDFREEEGYFLPTEEIVRRAKEAHQLGATEVCIQAGLPPDMEGDLYENICREIKKEIPDIHIHGFSPEEILYGATRSNISIQEFLKRMKEAGVNTLPGTSAEILDQKLRDKISPGRISVEDWETVIKSAHRIGINTTSTMMFGHVETLEDRANHIAKLRDIQKETGGFTEFVPLNFIHTEAPMYKHELHEGIKQGGSGNDVLLTHAVARIMLNNSINNIQMSWVKEGQKMSQLLLMWGANDFGGTLINESISTSAGSEYGQLLKPKEIRRRVKEIGRVPAERNTHYKIIKRFEGKDEVEDKLDNVTDRQFGSYVELIKINKFNYKNPRKQ from the coding sequence ATGACAGTCAACATAGATTCACTTTTTAAAAATGCAGATCCTATCGTTTCAGACATTCTAAACAATGCGCTATCAGAGAAGGAAATATCTGCTCATGACGGATTGACATTACTTAATGCCAAGGGAACAGAATTTCACATTACAGGTTTAGTTGCCAACGAATTGAGAAAAAGAAGAGTAGGAGATACAGTGTCCTACGTGGTGAATAGAAATATCAATTTTACAAACGTATGCATCAAACAATGTGGTTTTTGCGCATTTAGCAGAGACTTTCGAGAAGAGGAAGGGTATTTTTTGCCCACAGAAGAAATTGTACGTAGAGCAAAGGAGGCGCATCAACTAGGAGCAACAGAAGTATGCATTCAGGCAGGACTCCCACCAGACATGGAAGGGGATTTGTATGAAAATATTTGTAGAGAAATCAAAAAGGAGATTCCAGACATCCACATTCACGGATTTTCTCCAGAAGAAATTCTATACGGAGCAACTCGCTCAAACATATCAATTCAAGAGTTCTTGAAAAGAATGAAAGAAGCTGGAGTCAATACACTCCCTGGAACATCAGCTGAAATCCTAGATCAAAAGTTAAGGGATAAGATATCTCCGGGAAGAATAAGCGTAGAGGACTGGGAGACAGTTATCAAAAGTGCCCACAGGATTGGAATCAATACCACCTCGACTATGATGTTTGGACATGTTGAAACTCTTGAAGACAGAGCCAATCACATTGCAAAATTAAGAGACATACAAAAAGAGACAGGAGGATTTACAGAATTTGTTCCTTTGAACTTTATTCATACAGAAGCACCCATGTACAAACATGAGTTGCATGAAGGAATCAAACAAGGAGGAAGTGGAAACGACGTATTGCTTACGCATGCAGTTGCAAGAATAATGTTAAACAATTCCATCAACAATATTCAGATGTCATGGGTAAAGGAAGGACAAAAAATGTCTCAATTGTTACTAATGTGGGGAGCAAATGACTTCGGCGGAACTCTAATCAATGAAAGTATTTCAACATCTGCAGGTTCAGAATACGGTCAATTACTAAAACCAAAAGAGATCAGAAGGAGAGTAAAAGAAATAGGAAGAGTTCCAGCTGAAAGGAATACGCATTATAAAATTATAAAAAGATTCGAGGGTAAAGATGAAGTTGAAGACAAATTAGACAATGTCACGGATAGACAATTCGGTTCTTACGTAGAATTGATAAAAATAAATAAATTTAATTATAAAAATCCCAGGAAGCAATAA
- the cofG gene encoding 7,8-didemethyl-8-hydroxy-5-deazariboflavin synthase subunit CofG, whose protein sequence is MNNLVSDLECLNGILENKPVSRHDVTEIYQKAVKNPNELFSVAQCLRKKFKKDSVTFSKKAFFNIINLCKDTCSYCTYKSEPGEAKLSLMTKKQISELLVLAKKYKCVEALFVTGEQPEQRYQDARDWLKENGFKTTTEYLIHASELALETGLFPHTNAGNLNYEEMKELKKTNVSMGIMLENISERLTQKGMPHHLAASKRPKARLEILENSGKLKIPMTTGILVGIGETIEEVIDSLFAIKHLNDKHENIQEVILQNFQPKPDTKMRDEPSTNEKYFKLIVSISRIIMPQMNIQIPPNLSPKSYQSFLEVGINDWGGISPLTPDFVNPEFSWPEIDHVDENSKKAGFNLKCRFPIYPEFFSDISKELRDKMSVIENEEGYVKEEYWR, encoded by the coding sequence TTGAACAATCTTGTGTCAGACTTGGAATGTTTAAACGGTATTTTAGAGAACAAGCCCGTGTCACGTCACGATGTGACTGAGATATATCAAAAAGCAGTTAAAAATCCCAATGAATTGTTTTCAGTTGCACAATGTCTAAGAAAAAAATTTAAAAAAGATTCGGTGACGTTTTCTAAAAAAGCATTTTTTAACATCATCAACTTGTGCAAGGATACATGCTCATATTGCACTTACAAATCAGAACCGGGAGAGGCAAAACTGTCATTGATGACAAAAAAACAAATTTCAGAACTGCTAGTTCTTGCAAAGAAATACAAATGTGTTGAAGCACTCTTTGTTACCGGAGAACAACCCGAACAAAGATATCAAGATGCACGAGATTGGTTAAAAGAAAACGGATTCAAAACCACTACAGAATATCTAATCCATGCTTCAGAACTTGCATTGGAAACGGGGTTATTTCCACATACGAATGCAGGAAATCTAAACTATGAAGAGATGAAGGAGCTGAAGAAAACCAACGTTTCAATGGGAATAATGCTTGAAAATATCAGCGAACGACTAACGCAAAAAGGAATGCCGCACCATTTGGCAGCAAGTAAAAGGCCTAAAGCAAGATTGGAAATTTTAGAAAATTCGGGAAAACTGAAAATTCCAATGACTACAGGCATTCTAGTAGGCATTGGAGAAACGATAGAGGAAGTGATTGATTCATTGTTTGCAATAAAGCATCTCAACGACAAGCATGAAAATATTCAAGAAGTGATCTTACAGAACTTTCAACCCAAGCCAGATACCAAAATGAGAGATGAGCCATCGACAAATGAAAAATATTTTAAATTAATTGTGTCAATATCAAGAATCATTATGCCACAGATGAACATACAAATTCCTCCGAATTTGTCACCCAAATCATATCAAAGCTTCTTGGAAGTTGGAATAAACGACTGGGGAGGAATATCACCTTTGACACCAGATTTTGTAAATCCTGAATTTTCATGGCCTGAAATTGACCATGTAGATGAGAACTCAAAGAAAGCAGGGTTTAACTTAAAATGCAGATTTCCCATATATCCAGAATTCTTTTCAGACATTAGCAAAGAGTTAAGAGATAAGATGTCAGTAATTGAAAATGAGGAAGGATACGTAAAGGAGGAATATTGGAGATGA
- a CDS encoding trypsin-like serine protease, which translates to MDKSSMFVGGVMGAVMAIAIVAILFTLPSESLNSDIVTDDDSTSVAIAKASSTYSKDLSLIEIFEKSEPGVVRVNVQKSETNDVAGGVGSGFVFDKMGHIITNAHVIRDATKIVVTFLDGRSYNAEIIGTDEFTDIAIIKVNADLVLLHPLPIGDSSNLKVGEQITAIGNPFGLSGSMTSGIVSQLGRLLPSGAGYSIPDVIQTDAAINPGNSGGPLLNMRGEIVGINTAIQSATGEFTGVGFSIPSQTVAKIVPTLIDEGEYNHPWIGISGRDIDPDMANVLNLKDAVGFLVITVVEDSPAFEAGLIGSDKTIEVEGISYPMGGDIILSVDGIEVRKIDDILIHLQRAKTVGSEMTLEILRDGRTTDVTITLQERPKGN; encoded by the coding sequence ATGGATAAGTCAAGCATGTTTGTGGGCGGAGTGATGGGAGCTGTAATGGCAATAGCAATTGTTGCAATACTGTTCACATTGCCCTCAGAATCATTGAATTCTGACATCGTAACGGATGATGACAGCACGTCAGTTGCAATTGCAAAAGCATCATCTACGTATTCAAAGGATTTGTCATTAATTGAAATTTTTGAAAAATCAGAGCCAGGAGTTGTAAGAGTTAACGTACAAAAAAGCGAGACAAACGATGTTGCGGGGGGAGTAGGTTCAGGTTTTGTTTTTGACAAAATGGGCCACATAATTACTAATGCACATGTGATCAGGGATGCGACAAAAATTGTGGTGACGTTCCTTGACGGCAGATCATACAACGCAGAAATTATCGGAACCGATGAATTTACAGACATCGCAATAATCAAAGTTAATGCAGATTTGGTTCTGCTGCACCCATTACCTATCGGGGACTCATCTAACCTTAAAGTTGGAGAGCAAATCACCGCAATTGGAAATCCGTTTGGATTGTCAGGCTCCATGACTTCAGGTATTGTTAGTCAGTTGGGAAGACTGCTTCCATCAGGTGCGGGATATTCAATTCCAGACGTAATTCAAACAGACGCAGCTATAAATCCAGGAAATTCAGGAGGGCCGCTACTAAACATGAGGGGGGAAATAGTGGGAATTAACACGGCAATACAGTCAGCGACAGGAGAATTCACAGGAGTTGGATTTTCAATACCATCACAAACGGTTGCCAAAATTGTTCCAACATTAATTGATGAAGGAGAATACAATCATCCATGGATTGGAATTTCAGGCAGAGACATAGACCCGGACATGGCAAACGTTTTGAATCTAAAGGATGCAGTAGGATTCTTGGTAATTACAGTGGTAGAAGACAGTCCCGCTTTTGAAGCAGGATTAATCGGATCGGATAAAACCATAGAGGTTGAAGGGATAAGCTATCCGATGGGAGGAGACATTATTTTATCAGTAGATGGAATTGAAGTTAGAAAAATTGACGATATTTTGATTCATCTTCAGAGAGCAAAAACTGTAGGAAGTGAAATGACACTAGAGATCTTAAGGGATGGAAGAACAACGGATGTGACAATTACACTTCAAGAAAGACCCAAAGGAAACTAA
- a CDS encoding glycosyltransferase yields the protein MELAIDVFNYTLTAILIGICAAWIFLIRSMINSFRLTPYLDKFENMSKTNPKVSIILPARNEEEFIGKCLDSLTRQDYENYEIIVINDSSEDDTGKIISEYAEKHTNVISVSARSKPEGWMGKNWACMEGYKKMSGELLLFTDADTIHAKNVISLSVAHLNSFDLDALSAIPKMLTFDFWTNITLPMISTFLHTRFSALNVNDPSKKTGYFFGSFFIIKKTAYQEVGTHEGVKHEIIEDGALGKKVKEQGYKMKMVRGEHLIDAVWARDKGTLWNALKRLMVPLYLQSGKIAIGIFFAILFLLFVPFPIFATLAIFPSDASSAKILCIASAIASILIYIGATIEVKVGLKLKLAYAAFAPLGSLVVVLGFLSGLLQAKKSSSVTWRGRSYSVKDHTQSSIGL from the coding sequence ATGGAATTAGCTATAGATGTTTTCAATTATACGCTTACAGCGATTTTGATTGGAATATGTGCAGCTTGGATATTTCTCATCAGATCAATGATAAACTCATTTAGGTTAACGCCGTATCTTGACAAGTTTGAAAATATGTCAAAAACAAACCCCAAAGTATCAATAATTTTACCAGCTCGAAACGAAGAAGAGTTCATCGGGAAGTGTTTGGACTCCCTAACAAGACAGGATTATGAAAATTATGAAATCATAGTGATCAATGATTCGTCAGAAGATGATACAGGGAAAATAATTTCAGAGTATGCAGAAAAGCACACAAACGTGATCTCAGTCTCCGCAAGATCAAAGCCGGAAGGATGGATGGGGAAAAATTGGGCATGTATGGAAGGATACAAAAAAATGTCAGGCGAACTACTCTTATTTACAGATGCAGACACAATTCATGCAAAAAATGTAATATCACTTTCTGTGGCACATTTGAACTCATTTGATTTAGATGCACTGTCAGCAATTCCAAAAATGCTCACATTTGACTTTTGGACAAACATCACACTTCCAATGATTTCCACATTTCTGCATACAAGATTTTCAGCATTAAACGTAAACGATCCGTCAAAGAAAACAGGATATTTTTTTGGAAGTTTCTTCATCATAAAGAAAACAGCATACCAGGAGGTCGGCACTCACGAGGGAGTAAAGCACGAAATTATCGAAGACGGGGCACTTGGGAAGAAAGTGAAGGAGCAAGGATACAAGATGAAGATGGTCAGAGGAGAACACCTAATTGATGCCGTTTGGGCTCGAGACAAGGGCACATTATGGAATGCCCTGAAGAGATTGATGGTGCCACTCTACCTACAAAGTGGAAAAATAGCCATCGGAATCTTTTTTGCAATATTATTTTTATTGTTTGTTCCATTTCCCATATTTGCGACATTGGCAATATTTCCAAGTGATGCATCATCTGCAAAAATACTTTGCATTGCTTCAGCAATAGCTTCAATTTTAATTTACATTGGTGCAACCATAGAAGTTAAAGTCGGACTAAAGTTAAAATTGGCATACGCAGCGTTTGCTCCGTTAGGAAGTTTAGTGGTGGTTTTAGGATTTTTAAGTGGATTGTTGCAGGCAAAGAAATCATCATCGGTGACTTGGAGAGGAAGAAGTTACTCGGTGAAAGATCATACTCAAAGTTCAATCGGATTATAG
- a CDS encoding SRPBCC family protein: MATIEVEVEINAPIDKVWDVVSNIDDEPRFWKGTKEVKNISKNGNIINREIIIAFRDQKCLQEVKIFPKEKIEAKFTKGILNGGKTMLLTPKEGKTVLCVLWDVKLTGMMGMFTGMIKKHIKSGTEQAMHSIKTEIER; the protein is encoded by the coding sequence ATGGCTACAATAGAAGTCGAAGTAGAAATTAATGCTCCAATCGACAAAGTTTGGGACGTTGTTTCAAACATAGATGACGAGCCAAGATTTTGGAAGGGCACTAAAGAAGTCAAAAACATCTCCAAAAATGGAAACATCATCAACAGAGAAATCATAATTGCATTCAGAGATCAAAAATGCCTGCAGGAAGTCAAGATATTCCCCAAAGAAAAAATTGAGGCCAAGTTCACCAAAGGAATCCTTAACGGGGGCAAAACAATGTTGCTAACTCCAAAGGAGGGAAAAACAGTACTTTGTGTATTGTGGGACGTCAAACTAACAGGTATGATGGGCATGTTTACAGGCATGATTAAAAAGCACATCAAAAGCGGAACAGAACAGGCAATGCACAGTATCAAAACCGAAATCGAGAGATAG
- a CDS encoding tRNA-binding protein, with protein sequence MSTVSYNDFTKLDIRVAKIVGTEPIEGKSRIIKGRIDLGNDDQRDVIIGGAQYYQPEDIVGKTVIVIVNLEPKKMAGVESNAMLLAADVDDRPFWLTVKEDVPLGSPIK encoded by the coding sequence ATGTCGACCGTATCCTATAATGATTTTACAAAGCTAGACATCAGAGTTGCAAAAATTGTTGGAACCGAACCTATTGAGGGCAAGTCTAGAATAATCAAAGGTCGAATTGATTTGGGAAATGACGATCAACGTGATGTGATAATTGGCGGTGCCCAGTATTATCAACCTGAAGACATCGTGGGAAAGACTGTAATTGTAATTGTCAATCTTGAACCAAAAAAGATGGCCGGTGTTGAATCCAATGCAATGTTGTTGGCTGCTGACGTTGACGATAGGCCGTTTTGGTTGACAGTAAAAGAAGACGTTCCGTTGGGAAGCCCGATCAAGTAG
- a CDS encoding DUF1512 domain-containing protein has product MILVNFTDFEQVFSMGDDSDTLMMLVWILPIILFVFYGQRIQLWVTSSELKKGIKKLDSFRDKSRTELINYVRHNLNAKDDPVNKIDKFLDYFTIMPVDMDPHGIVEKVRHTVRSREDYTRAHMLSLSPEMSELELTKVQTLLELASSLQMIHKIVNHMFLTAKKQNNYPLILPLQMVFPFIMEQAVAMKDAIPAFKAGQPVGDGIGPMVVGKMMLNVQKETVAFQTSFAKSDFEGRTLLLLKAEGPGSTVGRPADALEHVVSDNKLDAVIMVDAALKMEGEYSASVAQGFGAAIGGIGTERFQIEAIAANANIPIFSIVVKQSVKEAITLMTKEIADTADNVRLQVHDMILENTEPGQSVAIIGVGNTSGVPQ; this is encoded by the coding sequence TTGATTCTAGTGAATTTTACAGATTTTGAACAGGTGTTTTCAATGGGTGATGATTCTGACACACTCATGATGTTGGTCTGGATTCTTCCGATTATTCTTTTTGTATTTTATGGACAAAGGATTCAATTATGGGTCACCTCTTCAGAACTTAAAAAAGGTATAAAGAAACTTGACAGTTTTAGGGACAAATCTAGAACCGAGCTGATTAACTATGTCAGACATAATCTAAATGCAAAGGATGATCCCGTAAACAAAATTGACAAATTTTTGGATTATTTTACAATCATGCCTGTTGACATGGATCCCCATGGCATTGTTGAAAAAGTTCGCCATACGGTCAGATCTAGAGAAGACTATACTAGGGCGCACATGCTGTCTCTTTCTCCAGAAATGAGCGAGCTTGAACTGACAAAGGTTCAAACTTTGCTTGAACTTGCATCATCGTTGCAAATGATTCACAAAATCGTCAATCACATGTTCCTGACGGCAAAAAAACAAAACAACTATCCGTTAATTTTACCTTTGCAGATGGTTTTCCCCTTCATAATGGAGCAGGCAGTGGCCATGAAAGATGCAATTCCTGCTTTTAAAGCAGGACAACCCGTAGGTGACGGAATCGGTCCAATGGTTGTTGGAAAAATGATGTTGAATGTCCAAAAAGAGACAGTTGCATTTCAAACCTCTTTTGCAAAATCTGACTTTGAAGGCAGAACGTTGCTTCTCTTAAAAGCTGAAGGTCCTGGCTCTACGGTTGGAAGACCTGCCGACGCTTTGGAACATGTGGTATCTGACAACAAGTTGGATGCGGTAATTATGGTTGATGCCGCGTTGAAGATGGAGGGTGAATATTCCGCATCTGTTGCTCAGGGATTTGGTGCAGCCATTGGCGGTATTGGCACTGAACGATTTCAAATTGAGGCTATTGCGGCAAATGCCAATATTCCGATATTCTCGATCGTCGTCAAGCAGTCTGTAAAGGAGGCGATTACTCTGATGACCAAGGAAATTGCTGATACTGCAGACAATGTTCGCTTGCAGGTCCATGATATGATTTTAGAAAATACTGAGCCTGGACAATCCGTGGCAATCATCGGCGTAGGCAACACTTCGGGGGTTCCTCAATGA
- a CDS encoding type II methionyl aminopeptidase — MQTEEYVKAGKIASEVRENVRKKDWIGKTVYEICEEVEGEIKKRGAKCAFPVNASINEVAAHYTAEPNDPITIKDTDLIKIDLGAQINGYIADTAVTVCYDAQFDGLVQSAEEALANAMSMIKTGVKASDIGRTIETTIKKAGFKPIANLSGHSLDQYTIHAGRSIPNIWSIGGFSLSDNSAYACEPFVTSGDGGGFVRNGQIKNIFALNSRKKTKNEDADRLLDFIWNNFNMLPFALRWITGEWEEKQAKDLLDILIKKKAVQAYPVLVEINEKRVAQAEHTFIPSEEGVTVTTRIQ; from the coding sequence GTGCAGACTGAAGAATACGTCAAGGCAGGAAAGATTGCCTCAGAAGTGAGAGAAAACGTTAGAAAAAAGGACTGGATAGGCAAGACAGTCTATGAAATTTGTGAAGAAGTTGAGGGAGAAATCAAGAAAAGAGGCGCAAAATGCGCATTTCCGGTAAATGCAAGTATCAATGAAGTTGCGGCTCACTACACAGCGGAGCCAAATGATCCAATTACAATCAAGGATACAGACTTGATCAAAATTGATCTTGGGGCACAGATAAATGGCTACATTGCAGACACGGCAGTTACAGTTTGCTATGATGCGCAATTTGACGGACTGGTTCAATCTGCAGAAGAGGCACTTGCAAACGCAATGTCAATGATCAAGACAGGAGTGAAAGCAAGCGATATTGGACGAACCATTGAAACCACGATTAAGAAAGCGGGATTCAAACCCATAGCAAATCTTAGCGGACATTCACTTGATCAATATACAATTCATGCCGGGAGATCCATCCCAAATATCTGGTCAATTGGAGGCTTTTCGCTTTCAGATAATTCAGCTTATGCATGTGAGCCGTTTGTAACCTCTGGCGACGGAGGAGGATTTGTAAGAAACGGGCAAATAAAAAATATTTTTGCGTTAAATTCACGAAAGAAAACAAAGAATGAGGATGCAGACAGGCTGCTGGATTTCATTTGGAACAATTTCAACATGTTGCCCTTTGCACTAAGGTGGATTACTGGCGAATGGGAAGAAAAGCAGGCCAAGGATCTCCTAGACATTTTGATAAAGAAAAAAGCCGTTCAGGCATATCCGGTACTAGTTGAAATAAATGAGAAAAGGGTAGCTCAGGCAGAACACACGTTCATTCCAAGCGAAGAGGGCGTCACAGTAACAACAAGAATTCAATGA
- a CDS encoding DUF367 family protein, protein MRVQVLMFYQDDPKKCTAAKMIKFGLAHSIKKIGAKGMVLDPFAEKTLLPKDKSVINAVIGIDCSWNLADQAFSKKFAGIKRKLPPLLAGNPVNYSKLNKLTTVEALSASLFILGFKEQSMELLNKFKWGHTFYELNRNLLEDYSKLESEFQVESVLKDYGLF, encoded by the coding sequence ATGAGAGTGCAAGTTTTGATGTTTTATCAAGATGATCCTAAAAAATGCACAGCTGCAAAAATGATAAAATTTGGTCTCGCTCACAGCATCAAAAAAATTGGTGCTAAAGGTATGGTGTTGGATCCATTCGCTGAAAAAACTCTGCTGCCCAAAGACAAATCGGTCATAAACGCCGTTATCGGAATAGATTGCTCTTGGAATCTTGCTGATCAAGCTTTTTCTAAAAAGTTTGCAGGAATAAAAAGGAAACTTCCACCGCTTCTTGCTGGCAACCCTGTAAACTATTCAAAATTAAACAAGTTGACCACTGTCGAAGCCTTGTCTGCATCATTATTTATTTTAGGATTTAAAGAACAGTCTATGGAACTGCTTAACAAATTCAAATGGGGTCACACGTTTTATGAGTTAAACCGCAATCTTTTGGAAGATTATTCGAAACTTGAAAGCGAATTCCAGGTAGAATCTGTCTTGAAAGATTACGGTTTGTTTTAG